From the genome of Solanum lycopersicum chromosome 12, SLM_r2.1:
CATGAGACACGGAACTTAAACAATTTAGCTTACTTACAGGAACTACTCCGGGCAAAACAGGACTTCTGTGCAATTTTTTGCTGAGGAAGTCGGAAAGAGATATGCTAGAACCCTTTTGATTGGAACCTCTGATTTCCACTTTCTTCTCACAACCAGTAGACCTTAACAAAGCACAAAAAATGAACAACAGATCCATAACTACACCCAGAAAACTAAAAACAGAGAGATTAACTTAACACGAAGCTGAAGTTCATTCATAAAAACTAAATTTAACACCAAAATCGAAACCCTAGATCACAAACGAAACCcaacaagttttaaaaacaaGAAATTTAACCAAAAATGTGATTGTTAAGCAACAAAAGCGAAACCCCAGATCACATGCGAAACCAAACAAGctaaaaaaacaagaaatttaaccaaaaatgtgaaatttaagCAACTAAATCGAGACCCAACAAGCTACAAAAATAAGAACTTTAACCCGTAAATCTGAATTTTACGCAACAAAATCGAAACCCCAGATGACAAACAAGACCCAACTAGCTAAAAGAACAAGAAATTTAACCAGAAATGCAAATTAAGCAACAAAAGTGAAAGCCCCAAATCTCTAACGAATGAATACAGTAAAGTTCCATAACTCCATTCTTACTGATTTGGAGAACGAAAGAGAAAAGTTGAAGCAATTGACCGCTGTCCCAATGGTAGTATTTCAGGTTgctttttcatcttcttcaccaaaaaaattcttcaaaatgcGATTTTGGGTCAATTTGTACTTTgctttttcatcttcttcaccaAAAAAATTCTTCAGAATGCGATTTTGGGTCAATTTGTACTGCAAATTTGGcgcataatttgaaattttcaccAAAAAAGAGGGGATAAAAAAGTTCATGGGGTGAGAGAGGCTCGAACTCTCGACCTCAGGATTACTCAGAAGCTATGAGACCTACGCGCTAGCCAACTGCGCCACCACCCCTTTGCTGCTATTACTTAGCGATTTATGTTCTTACCTCAACATAGTAGAAATCATCGATTCAAACCTATCTATATAACTATAAATACTTCTCTTTATAACGATTGACgactaataaagaaataatatcaaacaaaataaaatgaaggaagTAATCATATATTCACGATTCACTTAATTATTAGTCCATTCACAAAAGGACTAACTACGCAAAGTAAAAATACACGAGGGGcaaaatggaaaaaatgaaaaagaatatgaaCCTTGTGGTTAGATCGATAATATCTTTCTACGTGTAATTAGAAATTTCAggttcaaattttgaatatgatacatatatataaaatttcaatacGAATATAGAACATCGAATAAATTGATAGTGCTTCTCACTTTTTCCTATTACTATTTATGAGAAAGCTTTACAAAgcatatatctatatatatagtattaataatattttctagtTCTATATATTTAAACTTCTTAATTTCTTCTAGCTCCCTAATATTTCCCAACTTGGAAGTAACCATTTGGTTCATGGATATTCATGGCAAAAACAACTACACAACTACaaattcttgttcttttctttCTGCTACTACTCATGAACACTTATTCTTCAGGATTTAACGTGAGAGCCCATCGAGATTACTCTCCAACAAGCGAAAAATCCACCATGCAAGTTCTTCCCAAAAAATCACCTACTACCACGACCACCACTACTGTCACTACCCCTACTAGGGGTGCAACCACCCCTAATGCGAGAGGGCAATATGGGGTGGCTGCTCATAGTGTTCCTAGTGGTCCAAATCCGGAGTCCAATCGATAAATCAAGTGAGGTTGCTAGAGTTAGTTCCGCTCTTGcttatcttttatttatgcATTCAGCtcgattaatttgaatttaggTCATATAGGACCTATTAATAGAAGAAGCGCGCTCTCTATTaggattttttctctttataagATATGATGTGTTTTCTCTTGCTattatttgaacatttttttgttttccttcttataataataatgtatatgaagaatatatatatatatatatatatatatatatatatatatatatatatatatatatatatatatatatatatatatatatatatgtataatactTTGTTTTTAGTTGTGATATTTATGCATATCATATGtacatgaattttaattttgctTCCTATGATACTTGATTAAACATATACATTTAACTTCAATTACTCGAAATGTACACCTTTGATCCCTTTACCTCTAATATtcgtatatttaatttttcggAATTATTAACCGTTTCACTTCCATCATTTTGTTTATTGTATATGTTTCGTTAATGGTActatacttcaaaatataacatatttaagtACAGGCTACCAAAAAAATACACACATCTCAATTAATTCAACATTAAATATAAGGAGAGgaccaaaattcaaaattagggGACCAAATATATTccatcatttcattttatttattattgttggaTATAGTGTTGTTGTGAATTCAAAGTCTCAgtgttttttatattaattaatttatatctttaaaattaaactatggtttatttaaaattgaattttatgtcATGtgatatgaataattttataaatcaatattGAAGACAGTGATTCAGATATGAAAAAGTAGAGCCATCAAATTAATAGAGCAGTGGTGTCAGATCTCTTTGTAAACTCTGATGTATATATATCTAACTTTTACTTCTTGGCTTTTTTatcttgaaaataataattcatggATTTTTTCATTTGTCTTGTCAAATATGTGggccaaataaaaaaaaaagaacaggtTATCACAAGGACAAAAAAGTTTTGACTGTATTTATATCACACGTATCTTATATGATGTCCTACatgataatttatattttacactcttttcgtttaaaaaaaataatcttatttttttagtttcttttaaaaagaatgattttttttagtaacattttaaaattagcTTTTCACGTGGcggtgacatgtttaagaccacaagattaaaggacattttgtaCATTTAACCTAACTTTAGTATAGGACCACAAGAtacaaaagtcttctttatactCTTAAACTCTGTGCCAAGTCAAATCAGGTCATTCTTTGTAAAAcagataaattatataatatttaacgTGCATTTTACTATATAGAATGTATGTGTGTGGttgtttaatttatattgtttatttCTGCATATGTAAAGTTGAAGGGCTTAGATATGAGTTGAAACTAATTTAAAGGGCATAATTTTGTATTGTGCATAAAATTTTAAGAGGTAAAAGTCTTGTATATTGTTAGTGTTAATATATATCGTTTATATTAGTCGTTCATCCAAGTTAAATTCAAACATACCTCCCTTTTTTTAGGGGGGTGAGAAACGATGTCAAACTAAAAAATCTAGCAATCATCAAATCTATGTGAAAAGGAGGTGATAGATTCAGTCATACCTTCTATTATAACTATTTTGTTACGATTTTACTTTGATCACTAATCTTACTTTCGAGATCCCAATCCttgttaatatttatatttagattaaaatcttcttaaaatttagattttgaaaatttaaaattaagacAACTTACCTGTTAcgatatacataaaaaaaatgattagtgtaaaaattatttgtttatcttTATCAAACTTCAATTCCATTGTTTGAGCATTTTACCTAGTATAGTATttcataagacaaatacaagctGCCAAATATCTGGCCTGGTGGGGGACGAAATGATGGACTCAATAATTAGTTTTGGTGAAAATTGACTTCGATTTGAAATAGAcggattcaaaatttaaagttaagcAGATTTGAGATTCTCACAAGTAGGATTACTCTCTATTAGGCCCATATCTTATATTAATGTTCACATTTTATATTTCCAATCCTGAATGATTATTTagtttaattattgattttgataatttttatttcataagcCAACTTTGGTTGATAATTGAGTTAGACTTTTACAAGTCCATCTCTTTAATTATCATAATATCCATAACAAGACGTTCTTAGACCtctataatatattaattacacTTCAAATAAATTTTCGGATAATTTTCACCTATAAACTATTTCTCGGAGTTGAGTTAAATTGATCAAAGGTTCACTTTTAGTGGTTCAACGTCAGTTAATGACACGAGTGTTATCGAACTCTATAAATATGCATGAAaatgaagtaaagaataaaaatagagCAAATACTCCCTATAGTTcgtattaaataaattattttggggATAATTTAGCACACTTGGAAAACAACATACTTTATTAATAATATGGTTGGATAATACAATAGTCCATAAGCTTTATTTTACATGTAATAACATGTAAAGAAGCTTTAAAGGACAAATTTACTTTTgatataattgataaataatgatATACTCTTGTTTAAGTACTTTTACAAAGTACTCtcacaaaaaaatagaaactacAAAAgtacataataatatttaacatTTTGATCACATTCTTATATAGTTCATGCAAGACATAATAGCAAGAACTATATATATTGATCAATAATTAATGACCACCACCAATgcctccaccaccaccaaatcCACCACCACCTCCTATACCTCCGCCAACGCCTCCACCTGCACCACCACCAAAGCCACCTCCGGCACCTCCACCACCACCAATGCCAccacctccaccaccaccaaatcCTCCGCCTCCACCTCCACCTAGACCACCTCCGGCCCCTCCACCTCCACCAAAACCACCTCCAGCACCACCACCTAATCCTCCTCCACCACCAGCACCACCACCAAATCCACCACCTCCACCAACTCCTCCTCCGGCACCACCACCTACTCCTCCACCAgctccaccaccaccacctagTCCTCCTCCAGCTCCACCACCACCTCCTAgtccaccaccaccacctagTCCTCCTCCGGCTCCACCACCACCTCCTagtccaccaccaccaccaagtCCACCACCTTTacctaaaccaccacctcctcctAATCCACCCCCACCACCAAGTCCACCACCTTTacctaaaccaccaccacctcctaatccACCTCCACCacctaaaccaccacctcctcctAATCCACCTCCACCACCTAATCCACCTCCACCACCAAACCTCTTCCCAAACTTTCTATGTCCAAATAGGAGCTTCTCATCTCCAACTCCATTAACATCAGCATAAACAACACAATCAACAAACAACACAAGCAAAATCAAATATCCACCAAGAGAAAAACATGATAACCCCATAATTATGTATTATACTAGTTCAACTTTGTAACCCTAGatcacatgcaaaaatgtacaCTATCCCTATCCAATTATATAGTAGCCAAAAATAACTAATCTTTTTTACACAAAATTAAATCACATGGTAGGTCCAGATAAAACTCAACTGTCATCTTCTTTTTACTTAAATGCATGTTTGCTTTATGATTGGTCTATATATTTAATTCTTCCAACTGCCCTCCTCCAATACACGGACACAAATTTACAAAGTCACAAAGACAACACAATTATCATAATTAGTGTTTTTGGTTGTGAGAGATTATTTGACTTTTAGGGTGTCTCATTAAATTCTTGATCTATATATCCATATTAATGGTGTTTAATTAGTTGATTCTTTGCCTATATTGATTagcaattattttttgtatgtcCATATTAGTTTGCGCACCATCTACCTAAGTAGCGAGTAATTAACCATATCGATCAAATTTATATTCTTATAGCTATAGTCGATTGTTTTTAATAGACTTTTTTGCGGTGTTTTGAGGTTAGTTCTTTGTTCCACTccttttttgtaattttcaatGAAGATGAATGGGCGATGACACCGTCCGAGAgatcaaaaatttatatatatagtataatatatAACTATGTCTTTTAACGTGACTTTAGTTGACATctatgtccttcaactttgagtctgtataaaatttaacaaatagaCACTCATATCTTACGTGACATAATACAAGTAGGACGCGTACAAATTGTCATGTAGGATGCATGTACGATGCCACGTAGGACGAATGTTTCAATCTATTCAATTTTAAACAATAAGTGTCTACTTATACACAGGTTAAGTTAAATGGCATCGATATCAATTAAAGACAAGTTAAATGACTCGTTTATGTATTATGCGGGAAAAACAAAACCTTATCTATTAAAGTTGaaacaaatacaaagaaattattcataaattttgtttattgaTCAATATATATCGAGTTCTGTGTCAAAATCAAGCAGTTGATCCCACTAAAGCGATGTTGACTTTATTGAGGGTTCAACTGGAATTATAAGAAGTCTTTCTCCGCAACCATCCCACATGCCTcatgtattttataattttaatttactttattgATCGCTAAGCCAGGCTAaactattaattattagttgatTCTTTTATCCATGTAGGCCATTCATTCTTAATGGCTTTGAACTTTGGATTGAACAAGCTAACACTCATTTATTGGGTCTTCTAATTGTCATTAATGGATCAACCAAACTATTTCCTGCCACCAGTATTAATTTGTACTCTCTGTCAATGTACTAGTTGCAATATTCTTTAGTTCACATTATATAGGCATAGCTATTAAATTATTCTATCCATTTCTATTTATTTGTCGATTTTTTACttgacaaatatatttttaaaaaaaattgatacaataagatcattattttattcttattagttaataaaaatttaaaattaatatactcATAAAATATGTTAACTTGATTGAATCCATTATGAATTCAATAAATCTAAGTAAATTGTAGTTttgttttcacttttttttacaatattcaatatttatattgacAACAGTGTATCGAAcaaatataattcattatgataaataaaatggaTCTATTCTATCTTTATTAAAAatctcaactctataaataaattgaatgaaTAGTAGATAAAAGAATGTTTCGTTTCttgatttgtaaaaaataacaagtaaaaaagatagataaaattagataaataaaaagGGACAGAGAAAGTAATTAATTTTGGGCTGTGTTTCTTTACTAACttttggtttattttaattgtgatacttattaaaaataagaattgatataaaaaaaaaactcggtcattgtattaaaattaaatatacactTAATTTATGTTTGTCGAGTTTATAATTAATtaccattattattaattaactatagttatttttcaaacattgaattttgtaatattcaaaatattgatataataaaaaCTGTCATATTATTTATTGCTTAAAATGTACTTGCCatgtaaataagtaaaaataaatcgaaaaaatagttatttcaaGACATAAGTTATTATTCCCtccttaaaaaaaatgaaattctcaatttttaagttttaactttaaaatttataatcgaGAGCTTTTAATTTATTGGCAAATGGTAGTTCTTTAATACAGTAAGctgattattttaaaataaataaattcataaaattcaaatcatttttataaCAGGGATGAAAGACACACcaaaaactacaaaataaattgaaatcaaaccaaatacttcaattttataaaaataataattcaccCCTCCATTATAATCATTGATACAATTATGAAATCAAACCAAAtacttcaattttataaaaataataattcaccCCTCCATTATAATCATTGATACAATTATAACTCCATAAAAACCCACATCAACACACATTATAAATATGATACAATATATGTAAAAAGAATTGAATAAAGCAATAATTAAGCtcttattttgatgaatcagaATTTAGAGCCAATCCAAAATAAAACACACTCATattatcttataaaaaaaatagaagtacaAATTTCATCTTTTGCAAGCAAGCAATTAACGGAAAATGGTCTGATGTACACTTAAAACTTACGtaaagaatatattattttcaatagtTCATGAGTATATCTTGACCTTTTTCGATTAATCAATCACCACCTCCAATGCCCATACCTTTACCACCAACCAAACCACCACCAAGTCCGGCGCCACCCGCTGCCTCAGCAATACTTCCACCAATACCCAACCCACCACCAAATAAACCACCACCACCGCCACCTCCACCGCCTGCCGCGAGCATGCGCCGCCCTAACACATCAGCAGAAACCATAATGCCACTAAAAAGAACAATTAAAAGAATTGCTCCAATAACACGAGCTGAAAAAATTGCCATTATATTAATTGTagctttaaattaaatatatgtactaaaaatatttatgaagagaaaatgataaaattgtaaGATATATGATAATAATGTACTTCTATGGACAAGTTTATATAATGTTCAATTGgtctattttttattgaacataTGTTAGGaactcaaaaatatataattgtgaatAACAAGATTATTTCTATGATCTTAGCCAAATCTcccattatatttattttatattggcTTAAGGATCAATAAATCTATTAgttaattattagaaaaatatataatgggATTATTAGAAATTAAGCAATGCACGATTGTGAATAAACAATGTTTTGTTCTCATTTTAGTGGCTCTCCATGAACAATATAGTTGGTTTCGGAGCCTAAAgggtgaaaaatgttaataaaagTTCCAAAatgttatatgaatttttttttaaaattaaaaggcaAAATTACTCACTAAGTAGTGATTATGTCCGtcgaaaaaagtaaaatcgttATTATAACAgcgatttgttaaatttgaaatttaaacaaaatcgCTCCCTAAGAAGCGATtttcaaaatacatatattttttgttatatttttggtATGTAGCTGTTGATaacaaaaagaagcaaaaaataattaaaaaaaaattaaactttagtCGCTGTCTCAGCAGcgacatattaaaaaaagaaaattttagtttgGAAATCGCTCCTTTGGGAGcgattttgtttaatttttttttcttaaaaaaataaatttaacaaatcgttgctatagcagcgattttactCTTTCAAGCGGGCAAAATCGCTACTTCAtgagcgattttaccgttttgattaaaaagaaatttcatataccgttttaaaatttttattaacatttttcactcTTTAGACTCCGAATTcgtataatatatttatagttAGAATGAGAACgtgtatgtatatattagataataataagaaagaataattggaaagacaattatattttttatcaatttggatatttttttttttacatcaaCTTATCGAGGATATGAGAGTAGAATATAAAGATTAGAATTAGGATAGAGGTTAATTGGTAGTCGATAATTCTCTAGATACTctgttaatattattgttgttacatTCCATATggttattatttcttattgtatttcgattatttgttattatctatttatatgtttttcttcttcttttttctactTCTCTGATTTGCCTTTATTactatatttctttttcttactcATTTTTGTGACTACTTGTGATGTTTTACTTTAGCCGAGAATATATCAAAAACAAGCTATATCTACTTTCACCAGATAGGCTAAAGTTGCGTATATACTATTCTTTTCTCATATTCCATTTATAAGATTACATTGATATATTATGGTTGTGgttgatttttttctcttttattatgaaataaaatatatacttggaaaaaatacaacataaaaaataatatataattgtcGGACGGGTACAAAATAATTCAATAGACAACTAAATATATTATggtgagataaaaaaaaaattatgatgatgAGATAGTAAGTATCTCATCGTTCTTAATATCAGAGATCTTGAAATCCTATAAATAAATTTGTCTTCGATAGAAAACATTTTGCTCCTTAAAGAAAGAACTCGTGGTGAAAAAATGTATCTAGATTGGGCTAGCATTTTGAATagggaaaaataataaatatattttcgaattatcgtaaatggtatgcagataTTCTCTATTATATTTTTGGGATATTGATTCCTCTGCCATCAAAAAACTACAACATATATATCCTTTATACTAATGgacatacacgtgtcataatcttatccaccaACTCggcatttattaaatatcggaTCGATGGATAAAATTGTGTCAcgtgtccctatttagtcttcTGTTAGCGTGAAGGACATATATGCTATAGTTTTTGGATGGTAGGAacaccaatgtcccaaaagtatgacggaagatatctgcataccatttacgatagttcagggctatatttttctttttcccctTTTGAATATCTTGCTAAATGAAAAGCTCGATGGGTTGAATAGAAAAAGAGCAGATATAACCAACTATTGTTGAAGAATGTATAAATCGATACATTCGAAATCCAATCACCATCATATCGAATTAAAAGGAAGATAAATTTAATCCATTAAGCTTCCGAAACAATTGCAACATAACAACTTTGGGAAAAAGAAACACAATTTCACACCGTAAAAacataagtcatataaattgatacagaaaaaataataatttttttattattattaccatatATGGTAATTTAATCAATCAATTTAATCTCCACCACCAGCACCAAGACCTTGACCACCAAGCACACCACCACCAAATCCAGTCCCAAAATTTGCCTCACCAACACTTACACCAGAACCAAATCCAAATCCACCTAAGCCAggaccaccaccaccaccaacgcCGCCTGCACCGAGCATGCGCCGCCCTAACACATCAGCAGAAACCATAATGCCACTAAAAAGAACAATTAAGAGAATTATTCCAATAACACGAGTCGATGAGATAGCCATTATAACTTAAATAAGTAATATTTATGAATGAATTAAGggacaaaaaaaacaaataactaatgAGAAAGTTGATGATTAATTCACTTGTCTAGGCAAGtatatatagtatcaacaatatcaTTACAATATTGAGCATGTgttaggagttttaaaatatataattgtgaatGATTAGATCTTAGGCAAATATTCCATTAGTGATTAGAAGATAATTATGGGATTATTAGGATTTAGTAATTAAGCAATGCACGATTAAtgtattgtaaattttttaaaaatgttttgtaCTCATGTAGTGGCTTTCCATGAACTATAGAAAATAATTCTTGTGTATATTGTGTTGTAGAGAatctccttttcttttatttagtgaaataaatactagaaataatataaaattcattatAGTTATCGTTAGACATTAATTCTATATGAACTATTTCCTGCCACCagtattaatttgcaatattcttTAGTTCACATTATATATGCATAGCCATTAAATTATTCtatccatttttatttatttgtcgattttttacttaatatctatattaagaaaataataattaatggagtgagataattattttatccttattaattaataaaattttaaaattcatttactCATAAAAGACGTTCtatctttatttaaaatattaactctttaaataaatttaaaaaataataagtaaaagaatatttcgttttttaatttataaaaaaatgaaaagtaaaaaggaatagataaaagtaattaattattgttgtGTTTCTCTCTCCCTTTTGgtctattttatttgtgatacttattaaaaaataagaattgataaaaaaaaactcagtcattgtattaaaaatagatatacaCTTAATTTATGTTTGTCGAGTTTATAATTAattgggaaaagggtcaaatatgcccctaaactatttgaaaaggtttagatataccctcagtttaaagtttggtccatttataccctcgccgtccaacttttggtctacatatgcccttttgggcgttagttggccaactcgaaatatccaactcattttacttttatttaaatgtcatataaattttccacgtcatttttatgtattatcacttgacatttatattcaagggaaaagggtcaaatatgcccctaaactattcgaaaggtctagatatacccccgtttaaagtttggtccatttataccctcgcgtccaaacttttggtctacatatgcctttatgggtgttagttggtcaattgaaatatccaactcattttacatTTCTTTAATTGCCAAAATGGATTTtccacatcatttttatatattattacttgacatttatattaaaagagaaaggggtCTTTTATGCCCATAACTATCCGacctaattttaaaacacatatacgacccGTCTTTTAAATAATCTATACAACCCGACCCTTTTTTTAAATACCCTATATGGGTCGGATTAGggcataattgaaccatttaaatgGCGAACGCTATCGTGCTCTAATTGGAACTGCTGAGGAATCAATGGCACGACAACTAAAGGAAAAGGAAGTCGAGGTTTGAAAAGTGTTTTGGCGCAACACAGAGCTGGAGGCGCAAACCTGGCAGGCAAGGCCCAGAGTAGAGGAATTCACCACAACAACGTTACAGACACAACTGCAAGCTGCAGCAGGCGATGATGatgtaaataacaaaataattcacaCATAAATGAGTCGGATTAGGGGCATAATTGAACTATTTAAAAGACggtcgtatatgtgttttaaaattgggtcggatagttagggcATAAGTGacccctttctcttttaatataaatgtcaagtgataatatatataaatgatgtgaAATCCCATTTagcatttaaagaaaagtaaaatgagttggagaTTTCGAGTTGACCAACTAACACTcataagggcatatgtagacaAAAAGTTCGACGCGAGGGTgtaaatggaccaaactttaaacgggggtatatctagacctttcgaatagtttagaggcatatttgacccttttcccttgtatataaatgtcaagtgataatacatataaatgacGTGAAAAAttcatttggcatttaaataaaagtaaaatgagttggatattccgagttggccaactaacgcccaaaagggcatatgtagaccaaaaatTGAacggcgagggtataaatggaccaaactttaagggtatatctaaaccattattattaattaactatagttatttttcaaaacattgaattttgtaatatttaaatattgatataataaaaattgtcaTATTATTTATTGCTTAAAATGTACTTGCAttgtaaataagtaaaaataaaaagaaagaatagtTATCTCAagacaaaatttattattccctccttaaaaaaatcaaattctcaatttttaagtttcaactttaaaatttatagttgaGAGCTTTAATTTATTGGCAAATGTTATTACTTTAATACAGTAAgttgattattttgaaataaaaaaattcataaaattcgaATCATTTTTATAACAGAGATGAAAGCCACACCAAAAACTACAGAATAAATTGAAATCACACTAAAtacttcaattttataaaaataataattcaccCCTCCATCATAATCATTGATACAATTATAACTCCAAAAAAACCCACATCAACAcattataaatatgataaaatatatgtaaaaaaaaattgaataaagcAATAATTAAGCtcttattttgatgaatcaaaaTCTAGAgccaattcaaaataaaacacactcataaaatcttatttaaaaaataaaagtacaaatTTAATCTTTTGCAAGCAATCAATTAACGAAATATGGTCTGATATACACTCAAAACTTACGTGAAGagtatattattttcaatagtTCATGAGTatattttgaccctttttcgATTAATCAATCACCACCACCGATGCCCATACCTTTACCACCAATCAAACCACCACCAAGTCCAGCGCCACCAGTTGCCTCACCAATAC
Proteins encoded in this window:
- the LOC101264107 gene encoding glycine-rich cell wall structural protein 1, whose protein sequence is MGLSCFSLGGYLILLVLFVDCVVYADVNGVGDEKLLFGHRKFGKRFGGGGGLGGGGGLGGGGGLGGGGGLGGGGGLGKGGGLGGGGGLGGGGGLGKGGGLGGGGGLGGGGGAGGGLGGGGGLGGGGGAGGGLGGGGGAGGGVGGGAGGGVGGGGGFGGGAGGGGGLGGGAGGGFGGGGGAGGGLGGGGGGGFGGGGGGGIGGGGGAGGGFGGGAGGGVGGGIGGGGGFGGGGGIGGGH